A genomic window from Emys orbicularis isolate rEmyOrb1 chromosome 24, rEmyOrb1.hap1, whole genome shotgun sequence includes:
- the GDF15 gene encoding growth/differentiation factor 15 gives MRSSMQDFRYTATCLLLLLSGVEPRPHGWAENRRQLETIQRGILDRLGLQEPPMLRQRLDQDGMRRARQLYREKLSQMRGTAAPPRTLHLLTPKLERRTEAAAGSSCYNLVVSRTEAFHQELSVMRAELRLFEKSFSTQAVSRLNASWPSRVELYQLPEPGQRNGHPKLLHSYVLDATTLSLDLGAAVRHWAASAEQRLHLQLVFAADISAFLATNRTSQGAETLNLEVETQEHLGSRPRKARALEEECRKSDGKCCLKSLKVSFQDIGWSDWVIAPNSYYMKFCDGSCPHNYKPASMHAQIKARMHTLSKETPAPCCVPAGYDPMVLMHYNSDGRLVSTLFEDMIVTKCHCA, from the exons ATGCGGAGCTCAATGCAGGACTTCAGGTACACCGccacctgcctgctgctgctcctctccgGCGTGGAACCGCGGCCGCACGGGTGGGCCGAGAACAGGCGTCAACTCGAAACAATCCAAAGGGGCATCCTGGAccggctggggctgcaggagcccCCCATGCTCCGGCAGAGGCTGGACCAGGACGGGATGAGGAGAGCACGCCAGCTCTACAGAGAGAAACTCAGCCAGATGAGGGGGACGGCAGCCCCGCCCAGGACGCTTCACCTCCTGACTCCAAAGC TGGAGCGCCGGACGGAAGCCGCTGCTGGCAGCTCCTGCTACAATCTCGTGGTGTCCCGGACCGAGGCCTTCCACCAGGAGCTCAGCGTGATGAGGGCTGAGCTGAGACTCTTCGAGAAATCTTTCAGCACTCAGGCTGTCTCCAGACTCAATGCCTCCTGGCCGTCTCGAGTAGAGCTCTACCAGCTGCCGGAACCTGGGCAGCGCAACGggcaccccaaactcctgcatTCCTACGTCCTCGATGCCACGACCCTGAGCCTCGACCTGGGGGCCGCTGTCCGGCATTGGGCAGCGAGCGCGGAGCAAAGGCTCCATCTGCAGCTGGTATTTGCTGCAGACATTTCTGCCTTTCTGGCCACCAACCGAACCAGCCAGGGGGCTGAGACGCTGAACCTAGAGGTGGAAACCCAGGAGCACCTGGGCTCCAGGCCGAGGAAAGCCAGGGCGCTAGAGGAGGAATGCAGAAAGAGTGATGGGAAATGTTGCCTCAAGTCCCTCAAAGTGTCTTTCCAAGACATCGGCTGGTCCGACTGGGTGATCGCCCCGAACAGCTACTACATGAAGTTCTGTGACGGGTCTTGCCCTCAcaactacaagccggccagcatgCACGCCCAGATCAAAGCCCGAATGCACACCCTGTCCAAAGAGACGCCTGCCCCCTGCTGCGTGCCCGCTGGCTACGACCCCATGGTGCTCATGCACTACAACAGCGACGGGAGACTCGTCTCCACGCTCTTCGAAGACATGATCGTCACCAAGTGTCACTGTGCCTGA